A genomic region of Notamacropus eugenii isolate mMacEug1 chromosome 3, mMacEug1.pri_v2, whole genome shotgun sequence contains the following coding sequences:
- the TRIOBP gene encoding TRIO and F-actin-binding protein isoform X6, whose protein sequence is MMTPDLLNFKKGWMSILDEPGEWKKHWFVLTDSSLKYYRDSNAEEADELDGEIDLRSCTDVTEFAVQRNYGFQIHTKDAVFTLSAMTSGIRRNWIEALRKTVRPANAPDVTKLSDSNKENTIHGYSSQKGSLKSEEQRPASDVISRGTNRKADGQRQSFDYVELSPLTQGSPQRRVGSVRGSERGAKQDELERDLAQRSEERRKWFEATDSRAGELSAGEGPRKVLGGPLTEDQQSRLSDEIEKKWLELEKLPLRENKRVPLTALLMQSKGEQKGPSGDVTEALEKEVQSLRAQLESCRLRGEGSQDTPKPHDDGHIPRGYISQEACERSLAEMESSHQQVMEELQRHHQRELERLQQEKEWLLAEETAATASAIEAMKKAFKEELNKELGKTRSLQQGPESLRKQHQSDVDSLKRELQVLSEQYSQKCLEIGDLTRQAEEREHVLRHCQQEGRGLLRQNQELHSRLSEEIGRLRSFIASQASSEGLGHNNERSSCELEMLLRVKENELQYLKKEVQCLRNELQMIQKDKRFASGKYQDVYVELNHIKSRSEREIEQLKEHLRLAMAALREKESMRNNLDN, encoded by the exons CCCGACCTCCTCAACTTTAAAAAGGGATGGATGTCCATTCTGGATGAACCGGGAGAG TGGAAGAAACATTGGTTTGTGCTGACTGACTCCAGCCTCAAATATTACCGGGACTCCAATGCTGAAGAG GCCGATGAACTGGACGGGGAGATCGACTTACGCTCCTGTACGGATGTGACAGAATTCGCTGTCCAACGCAACTATGGTTTCCAAATCCAC ACAAAGGACGCTGTCTTTACATTGTCGGCCATGACTTCAGGCATCCGGAGGAACTGGATTGAGGCTCTAAGGAAGACTGTACGGCCAGCTAATGCCCCGGATGTCACCAA ACTCTCAGACAGCAACAAGGAGAACACCATCCACGGTTACAGTTCCCAGAAGGGTTCCTTGAAGTCCGAGGAGCAGCGTCCGGCTTCGGATGTCATCAGCCGGGGAACCAACCGGAAGGCGGACGGGCAGCGCCAGTCCTTCGATTATGTGGAGCTCTCCCCGCTAACCCAGGGCTCTCCGCAGCGCCGTGTGGGCAGCGTCCGCGGCTCTGAGCGAGGGGCCAAGCAGGATGAGCTAGAGAGAGACCTGGCCCAGCGCTCTGAAGAGCGGCGCAAATGGTTCGAGGCCACCGACAGCCGGGCTGGCGAGCTCTCAGCGGGCGAGGGGCCCCGCAAGGTCCTCGGGGGCCCCCTCACTGAGGACCAGCAGAGCCGGCTGAGTGACGAGATTGAAAAGAAATGGCTGGAATTAGAGAAGCTGCCTTTGAGAGAGAACAAGCGGGTGCCCCTTACGGCTCTGCTCATGCAGAGCAAAGGGGAGCAGAAGGGGCCTTCGGGAGACGTGACAGAGGCCCTGGAGAAGGAG GTCCAGTCCTTGCGGGCTCAGCTGGAGTCCTGTCGCCTCCGAGGGGAAGGTTCCCAGGACACACCCAAACCTCACGATGATGGCCACATCCCCCGGGGCTATATCTCCCAG GAGGCATGTGAGCGGAGCCTAGCAGAGATGGAGTCATCCCACCAACAGGTGATGGAGGAGCTGCAGCGGCATCACCAACGGGAATTAGAGCGGCTACAACAGGAGAAGGAGTGGCTTTTAGCAGAGGAGACAGCAGCCACAGCCTCTG CCATAGAAGCCATGAAGAAAGCCTTTAAGGAAGAGTTAAACAAGGAACTGGGAAAGACACGGAGTCTTCAGCAAGGTCCAGAGAGCCTCCGGAAACAGCACCA GTCCGACGTGGATTCTCTGAAGCGAGAGTTGCAGGTTCTCTCTGAGCAATACTCCCAAAAGTGCTTAGAGATCGGGGACCTGACCCGCCAGGCAGAGGAACGGGAACATGTCTTGCGGCATTGCCAGCAGGAAGGCAGGGGGCTCCTTCGGCAGAACCAG GAGCTTCACTCACGCCTGTCAGAGGAGATCGGCCGACTGAGAAGTTTCATCGCCTCCCAGGCCTCAAGCGAGGGCCTAGGACACAACAATGAGAGGAGCTCCTGTGAACTGGAG ATGCTACTCCGGGTAAAGGAGAATGAGCTGCAGTACCTGAAGAAGGAAGTTCAGTGTCTCCGGAATGAGCTGCAGATGATACAGAAG